In a genomic window of Pseudoliparis swirei isolate HS2019 ecotype Mariana Trench chromosome 20, NWPU_hadal_v1, whole genome shotgun sequence:
- the trarg1a gene encoding trafficking regulator of GLUT4 1 produces MAINTDTDFLKSNLSEGGGGPRPAAPHETEKLLALTTEPAGHGMKMSTSFTVNMDVDKSQQEADLNGHGGAVRSGSAGHLGAGASLSPSRASLSRSSTGNAAVQETPKPKDYLILVILSCFCPVWPVSIVALVYSIMSRNSLQVGDVDDARRLGRLARLLSIVSIVLGVVVIVVYVSVSVTHK; encoded by the exons ATGGCCATCAACACGGACACCGACTTCCTGAAGTCCAACTTGAGCGAGGGCGGAGGCGGCCCCCGGCCCGCGGCCCCCCACGAGACGGAGAAGCTCCTGGCGCTGACCACGGAGCCCGCGGGACACGGGATGAAGATGTCCACCTCCTTCACCGTCAACATGGACGTGGACAAGAGCCAGCAGGAGGCGGACCTGAACGGCCACGGCGGCGCCGTGAGGTCGGGCTCCGCCGGGCACCTGGGCGCCGGCGCCTCTCTCTCGCCGTCCAGGGCCAGCCTGAGCCGCTCCTCCACCGGGAACGCCGCCGTGCAGGAAACCCCGAAGCCCAAGGATTACCTCATCCTGGTCATCTTGTCGTGCTTCTGCCCCGTGTGGCCCGTCAGCATCGTGGCGCTGGTGTACTCCATCATG TCCAGAAACAGCCTCCAGGTGGGCGACGTGGACGACGCCCGGAGGCTGGGCCGCCTGGCCCGCCTGCTCAGCATCGTGTCCATCGTGCTGGGCGTCGTCGTCATCGTCGTCTACGTCTCCGTGTCAG tgaCTCACAAATGA
- the aipl1 gene encoding aryl-hydrocarbon-interacting protein-like 1, translating to MSDMQDTMLLGLEGIKKTILHGGTGDIPKYITGAKVTFHFRTQLCDDERTVIDDSRVAGTPMEVVIGNMFKLDIWETLLSSMRGGEVAEFWCDVIHTGVYALVAKSMRRIAEGKDPVDWHIHSCGMANMFAYHSLGYDDLDELMKEPKPLFFVMELIRVQQPSDYNRETWALSDAERLQVVPVLHGHGNRLYKLGRYEDATHKYKEALVCIKNVQMKEKAWEAPWLKLEKMGNTLTLNYCQCLLRMEEFYEAIEHTSDIINQHPGDFKAFYLRGKAHAEVWNEAEARQDFSRVLDLDPGMRKAVKRDLAVLNMRMEEKNHEDRDKYKGMF from the exons ATGTCGGATATGCAGGACACCATGCTGCTGGGCTTGGAGGGAATCAAAAAAACGATCCTGCACGGAGGCACCGGAGACATCCCCAAATACATCACAGGGGCgaag GTGACGTTCCACTTCCGCACCCAGCTGTGCGACGACGAGCGCACCGTGATCGACGACAGCCGCGTGGCGGGCACGCCGATGGAGGTCGTCATCGGCAACATGTTCAAGCTGGACATCTGGGAGACGCTGCTGTCCTCCATGAGGGGCGGCGAGGTCGCCGAGTTCTGGTGCGACGTCATC CACACCGGCGTCTACGCCCTGGTGGCCAAGAGCATGCGGCGCATCGCCGAGGGCAAAGACCCGGTGGACTGGCACATCCACTCGTGCGGCATGGCCAACATGTTCGCCTACCACAGCCTGGGCTACGACGACCTGGACGAGCTGATGAAGGAGCCCAAGCCCCTCTTCTTCGTCATGGAGCTCATCAGG gtgcagCAGCCCAGCGACTACAACAGGGAGACGTGGGCTCTGAGCGACGCCGAGCGGCTGCAGGTCGTCCCCGTGCTGCACGGCCACGGCAACCGGCTGTACAAGCTGGGCCGCTACGAGGACGCCACGCACAAGTACAAGGAGGCGCTCGTCTGCATCAAGAACGTCCAGATGAAG GAGAAGGCGTGGGAGGCGCCGTGGCTGAAGCTGGAGAAGATGGGGAACACGCTGACGCTCAACTACTGCCAGTGTCTGCTGCGCATGGAGGAGTTCTACGAGGCCATCGAGCACACGAGCGACATCATCAACCAGCACCcgg GTGACTTCAAGGCCTTCTACCTGCGGGGGAAGGCCCACGCCGAGGTGTGGAACGAGGCCGAGGCCCGGCAGGACTTCAGCCGGGTTCTGGACCTGGACCCGGGCATGAGGAAGGCCGTGAAGAGGGACCTGGCGGTGCTCAACATGCGCATGGAGGAGAAGAACCACGAGGACCGGGACAAGTACAAAGGCATGTTCTGA